One part of the Solea solea chromosome 1, fSolSol10.1, whole genome shotgun sequence genome encodes these proteins:
- the LOC131466879 gene encoding endophilin-A2-like isoform X1 — MSVAGFKKQFYKASQLMSEKVGGAEGTKLDEDFKDLERKADTTSKAMVEVMNKTSEYIQPNPAMRAKLTMLTGMSKMRGQENNLGYPQPEGLLGDCMIKYGQDLGGNTNFGGALIEVGEGMRRMSEVKNSLDIDVKQNFIDPLQSVAERDIKDIQHHLKKLESRRLDYDYKKKRQGKIPEEEIRVALEKFHESKEMAEGSMHNLLETDVEQVSQLSSFVESLLQYHREAVQVLDDLSDGLKKRVTEAQNCPRQEYTPKPRPQFDFAELDQSNGGYSPSATSPPAYSPAPAHYQGPSFQRNSVKSRPPEPCCKALYDFEPENESELGFREGDIITLISKIDENWFEGTIRGKSGFFPNNYVEVVVPLPY, encoded by the exons ATGTCCGTCGCGGGGTTTAAGAAGCAGTTTTACAAAGCGAGCCAG TTGATGAGTGAGAAGGTCGGTGGTGCAGAGGGAACCAAACTGGATGAAGACTTCAAGGACCTCGAAAGG AAAGCTGATACCACCAGCAAAGCAATGGTGGAAgtcatgaataaaacatcagaGTACATCCAGCCCAACCCTGCAATGAGAGCTAAGCTTACCATGCTCACCGGTATGTCCAAAATGCGTGGCCAGGAGAATAATCTGGGCTACCCCCAGCCTGAGGGCCTCCTTGGAGATTGCATGATTAAATATGGACAGGATTTGGGCGGTAACACCAATtttg GTGGTGCTCTAATAGAGGTAGGGGAGGGCATGAGGAGGATGTCTGAGGTCAAGAACTCTCTGGATATTGACGTGAAGCAGAACTTTATTGACCCACTGCAGTCTGTCGCTGAGAGGGACATCAAAGACATTCAG CATCACCTGAAGAAGCTTGAGAGCCGCCGTCTGGACTATGACTATAAAAAGAAGCGTCAAGGTAAAATCCCAGAGGAAGAGATCCGAGTGGCCCTGGAGAAATTCCATGAGTCTAAAGAAATGGCTGAGGGCTCCATGCATAACCTGCTGGAAACAGAT GTGGAGCAGGTGAGTCAGCTGTCCTCCTTTGTGGAGTCTCTGCTGCAGTACCACAGAGAAGCTGTGCAGGTCCTTGATGATCTTTCTGATGGACTGAAAAAAAG GGTGACTGAGGCTCAAAACTGTCCAAGACAAGAATACACACCCAAACCTAGACCACAATTTGACTTTGCGGAGTTGGATCAGTCCAATGGAGGATACTCACCTTCTGCAACCAGTCCTCCAGCTTATTCACCCG CCCCTGCACATTATCAAGGTCCTTCTTTCCAAAGGAACTCCGTCAAGAGCAGGCCAC ctGAGCCATGCTGTAAAGCCCTTTATGACTTTGAGCCGGAGAACGAGAGCGAGCTGGGCTTCCGCGAgggtgacatcatcacactaaTCAGCAAAATCGATGAGAACTGGTTTGAGGGAACCATTCGTGGAAAATCAGGATTCTTCCCCAACAACTATGTGGAAGTAGTGGTGCCTCTACCCTACTGA
- the LOC131466879 gene encoding endophilin-A2-like isoform X2, with translation MSVAGFKKQFYKASQLMSEKVGGAEGTKLDEDFKDLERKADTTSKAMVEVMNKTSEYIQPNPAMRAKLTMLTGMSKMRGQENNLGYPQPEGLLGDCMIKYGQDLGGNTNFGGALIEVGEGMRRMSEVKNSLDIDVKQNFIDPLQSVAERDIKDIQHHLKKLESRRLDYDYKKKRQGKIPEEEIRVALEKFHESKEMAEGSMHNLLETDVEQVSQLSSFVESLLQYHREAVQVLDDLSDGLKKRVTEAQNCPRQEYTPKPRPQFDFAELDQSNGGYSPSATSPPAYSPAEPCCKALYDFEPENESELGFREGDIITLISKIDENWFEGTIRGKSGFFPNNYVEVVVPLPY, from the exons ATGTCCGTCGCGGGGTTTAAGAAGCAGTTTTACAAAGCGAGCCAG TTGATGAGTGAGAAGGTCGGTGGTGCAGAGGGAACCAAACTGGATGAAGACTTCAAGGACCTCGAAAGG AAAGCTGATACCACCAGCAAAGCAATGGTGGAAgtcatgaataaaacatcagaGTACATCCAGCCCAACCCTGCAATGAGAGCTAAGCTTACCATGCTCACCGGTATGTCCAAAATGCGTGGCCAGGAGAATAATCTGGGCTACCCCCAGCCTGAGGGCCTCCTTGGAGATTGCATGATTAAATATGGACAGGATTTGGGCGGTAACACCAATtttg GTGGTGCTCTAATAGAGGTAGGGGAGGGCATGAGGAGGATGTCTGAGGTCAAGAACTCTCTGGATATTGACGTGAAGCAGAACTTTATTGACCCACTGCAGTCTGTCGCTGAGAGGGACATCAAAGACATTCAG CATCACCTGAAGAAGCTTGAGAGCCGCCGTCTGGACTATGACTATAAAAAGAAGCGTCAAGGTAAAATCCCAGAGGAAGAGATCCGAGTGGCCCTGGAGAAATTCCATGAGTCTAAAGAAATGGCTGAGGGCTCCATGCATAACCTGCTGGAAACAGAT GTGGAGCAGGTGAGTCAGCTGTCCTCCTTTGTGGAGTCTCTGCTGCAGTACCACAGAGAAGCTGTGCAGGTCCTTGATGATCTTTCTGATGGACTGAAAAAAAG GGTGACTGAGGCTCAAAACTGTCCAAGACAAGAATACACACCCAAACCTAGACCACAATTTGACTTTGCGGAGTTGGATCAGTCCAATGGAGGATACTCACCTTCTGCAACCAGTCCTCCAGCTTATTCACCCG ctGAGCCATGCTGTAAAGCCCTTTATGACTTTGAGCCGGAGAACGAGAGCGAGCTGGGCTTCCGCGAgggtgacatcatcacactaaTCAGCAAAATCGATGAGAACTGGTTTGAGGGAACCATTCGTGGAAAATCAGGATTCTTCCCCAACAACTATGTGGAAGTAGTGGTGCCTCTACCCTACTGA
- the stap2a gene encoding signal-transducing adaptor protein 2a: MAAAPVRQRSGPGGPRAQLPPCYYEGFLEKRGPKEKASRRLWTCLCGNSLYFFNTAKDSHYAEKLDLSGFVSLKDDCSRDRNLEAARLILRMKDGETKLTAPNLESRELWKGFLYSVIDLNVPSCLTLLPGQLQMLKEVVDKERSRRRIRTPTRAPPSPLSVPLVGEIPPCFRPVSRTEAEVLLERHPDCGNMLLRPGRDGCSLAVTTRQDLNGSVFRHYRVTQRDQGGYVIDVENPIPCATLHEVIDALVEKTAGTLQPFLLEEPYEENITYVSANDENGERILHTAPLSPLPKAPALPPKQDRWSSSPLSRSPAPDRRILTSPVPASPTNPMRRLILSPSPLAHTLNEELKMKLEKRRASQE; encoded by the exons ATGGCGGCTGCACCCGTCAGACAGCGGTCCGGGCCGGGGGGACCCCGGGCGCAGCTTCCTCCCTGCTACTACGAGGGGTTCCTGGAGAAGAGAGGACCGAAAGAAAAG GCGTCCCGGCGACTCTGGACCTGCCTGTGTGGGAATTCCTTGTATTTCTTCAATACTGCAAAGGACAGTCAT TATGCGGAGAAGTTGGACCTCAGTGGATTTGTCTCCCTGAAGGACGATTGCAGCCGAGACAGAAACCTGGAGGCAGCCAGACTCATTCTGCGCATGAAGGATGGGGAAACTAAACTTACA gcacCTAACTTAGAATCAAGGGAGCTGTGGAAAGGTTTCCTTTACTCTGTCATTGAT CTCAACGTGCCGTCCTGTCTCACGTTGCTGCCGGGACAACTGCAGATGCTGAAGGAGGTGGTGGACAAAGAAAGATCCAGGCGGAGAATTCGCACTCCCACGCGCGCTCCTCCTTCACCGCTCTCCGTGCCTTTAGTAGGAGAGATCCCACC gTGCTTTCGACCTGTGTCCCGAACAGAAGCTGAAGTTCTCCTTGAGAGACATCCAGACTGTGGCAACATGTTGCTCCGTCCAGGCAGAGATGGATGTTCACTAGCTGTTACCACACGCCAAGACCTGAATGG gtCAGTGTTCAGACATTACCGCGTGACGCAGAGGGACCAAGGCGGTTATGTCATTGATGTAGAAAATCCT ATTCCCTGTGCTACACTTCATGAAGTCATTGATGCCCTGGTAGAGAAGACAGCAGGGACTTTACAACCTTTCCTACTGGAGGAGCCGTATGAGGAGAACATCA CATACGTTTCTGCCAATGATGAAAATGGAGAAAGGATTCTCCACACTGCCCCGCTAAGCCCCCTCCCAAAGGCTCCTGCCCTGCCACCAAAACAAG ATCGTTGGTCCAGTAGTCCCCTGTCCAGGTCCCCCGCCCCGGACCGCCGTATTTTGACCTCACCAGTGCCAGCCTCACCCACAAACCCAATGAGACGGCTCATTCTCTCCCCTTCACCTCTTGCACACA CGCTTAATGAGGAACTAAAAATGAAGCTGGAGAAGAGACGAGCCAGTCAGGAGTGA